GACCACAACGCGACCTCGCCTGTCAGGCCCGCCGTGCGGGATGCAGCTGTTGAGGCCATAGCCGCGTGCGGGAACCCCTCGTCGGTTCACCGGGATGGCCGCCGGGCACGCGCACGTGTGGAGGAGGCCCGAGAGGCTGTGGCGAGGTTGGTGCATTCGAGACCGCGCGAGGTTGTCTTCACCGCGGGCGGCACGGAAGCCAACAATCTGGCGCTGCGTGGAACCGGGCGCACGAACGTTCTGGTGTCGGCGATCGAGCATCCCTCTGTCCTTCAGGCCGTGACGGATCCCGTGATGATTCCGGTCGATCGAACGGGTCGCATTGATCTTGCGGCGCTGGAGAGGCTTCTTGCGGATAGTAATGAGCCCGGCTTGATTTCGGTCATGGCGGCCAACAACGAAACCGGAGTCATCCAGCCCATCCCCCAGGTTGTCGATATCGCCCATCGGCACGGTGCGCTGGTTCACAGCGACGCGGTCCAAGCCGTGGGCAGACTTGCCGAGGGCTGGCAGGAAGCGGATCTGGTGACGATATCGGCACACAAGCTGGGTGGCATGCAGGGAGCCGGCGCACTGATCGTCAGGAACGGCCTTGCCGTCAGCGCTGTCGCACGCGGTGGTGGTCAGGAGATGGGATTGCGTGCTGGCACCGAGGCCGTGCCTGCCATTGCGGCCTTCGGCGCTGCAGCAACTGAAGCGACCAAGGACGACTGGAGTGCTATCAGAGGCCTGCGCGACGACCTCGAAGCCCGCCTGACTAGCGAGGTGCCGGATGCCGTGTTGCTCGGCGCGGAGGCCGATCGCCTGCCCAACACCATTGCCATCGCGCACGACACGATCGACGCGGAGACCATGGTGATGAGCTTCGACTTGGAAGGTGTTGCGATCAGCGCTGGCGCGGCCTGTTCGTCCGGAAAGATGGCGGCATCCCACGTCGCCGAAGCCATGGGGCGTGCCGATCTTGCCCGGCGGGTGGTTCGTCTGAGCCTCGGTTGGTCGATCACGGCGGCCGATTGCGATCGCGCTGTCGCCGCATGGTCGACGATCCACCGGCGGTTCGGTTCCGCTGAACGGGCTGCGTAAGACGCCATGACCAACAACAAGATCAAGACACCCGTCTATCTCGACTATCACGCCACGACTCCGGTCGATCCGCGCGTGCTGGAGCTGATGCTGCCGTGGTTCACCGAACGCTTCGGCAATCCGCACTCGACCAGCCACGTCTTCGGCCACGATGCCGCCGAGGCCGTCGAACAGGCACGCGGCCATGTCGCCGCGCTGATTGGTGCCGATACTCGTGAGATCGTCTTCACCTCTGGCGCGACGGAGTCGAACAATCTCGCGATCAAGGGTGCGGCGCGCTTCGAGCGCCGACACAGAAACCGCCGCAACAAGCTCGTCACGCTGATCAGTGAGCACAAGTGTGTCATCGAAAGCGTCAAGGACATGGGGGCCCAGGGTTTCGACACGGTGATGCTGCCTGTCGGTTCCGGCGGGGTCGTCGACATGGATGCTCTCGACGCAGCGGTCGACGAGGACACGATTCTGGTGTCGGTCATGACGGCGAACAACGAGATCGGTCTTCAGCAGCCGATCGAGGAGATCGGCGCGCTGACCCGCGCCCAGGGCGTGCTGTTTCACACCGATGCGGCCCAGGCGGCCGGCAAGGTGCCGATCGACGTCGATGCGGCGAACATCGACCTGCTGAGTATCTCTGGTCACAAGCTCTACGGCCCCAAGGGCATCGGCGTTCTCTACGTGCGCCGTCGACCGCGTGCACGGATCGAGCCCCTATTCTCCGGAGGCGGCCAGGAGCGGACCATCCGTTCGGGAACGCTGGCTCCGCCCCTCGTGATTGGATTGGGCGAAGCATGCCGTCTGGCCAAGGTCGAGATGGAGGAGGAGGGCGCGCGGATCACCGCTCTGCGCACCCGCTTCCTGAAGGCACTCGGCCAGCGGGTCGGCGGCGTGACGATCAATGGTGATCAGGAGCGCCGCTTGCCGGGCAACATCAACATGCGCATCGAGGGAATCGACGCCCTGAAGCTGATCGATCATGCACCCGATCTGGCGTTCTCCACCGGGTCGGCCTGTACCTCGGCGGTCGTCGAACCGTCCCATGTGTTGCGTGGAATCGGCCTGAGCGATGAGGAGGCGGCTTCGTCCGTTCGTATCGGTCTCGGCCGCTTCACAACGGCCGATGAGGTCGACTTTGCTGCCGACCATCTTGCCGAAGCGATCCATGCCTGTCGGCACGAGGCTTCGGCCGCCTGAACCCGCGGCCACGGACCTGTGGACGCGACATCGTGATTCTGATTAAAAGCGCGCCCTGATCGGGAGTAGTCGATGCCGCAGGTGACCTTTATTGTGCGTGACGGCAGCCGCGTTGAAATCGACGCGCCTGAAGGCCTGTCGCTGCTGGAGATTGCACGCAAGTACGACATCGACATTGAAGGTGCCTGCGAGGGATCGCTGGCGTGTTCGACGTGCCATGTCATCGTCGATCAGGACGACTTCGAGCGGCTCGAGGA
This sequence is a window from Rhodospirillales bacterium. Protein-coding genes within it:
- a CDS encoding 2Fe-2S iron-sulfur cluster binding domain-containing protein, translated to MPQVTFIVRDGSRVEIDAPEGLSLLEIARKYDIDIEGACEGSLACSTCHVIVDQDDFERLEEPTEDEEDMLDLAFGLTRTSRLGCQIILTEELDGLTVTLPQETHNMLLD
- a CDS encoding cysteine desulfurase — encoded protein: MVTAYLDHNATSPVRPAVRDAAVEAIAACGNPSSVHRDGRRARARVEEAREAVARLVHSRPREVVFTAGGTEANNLALRGTGRTNVLVSAIEHPSVLQAVTDPVMIPVDRTGRIDLAALERLLADSNEPGLISVMAANNETGVIQPIPQVVDIAHRHGALVHSDAVQAVGRLAEGWQEADLVTISAHKLGGMQGAGALIVRNGLAVSAVARGGGQEMGLRAGTEAVPAIAAFGAAATEATKDDWSAIRGLRDDLEARLTSEVPDAVLLGAEADRLPNTIAIAHDTIDAETMVMSFDLEGVAISAGAACSSGKMAASHVAEAMGRADLARRVVRLSLGWSITAADCDRAVAAWSTIHRRFGSAERAA
- a CDS encoding aminotransferase class V-fold PLP-dependent enzyme; translated protein: MTNNKIKTPVYLDYHATTPVDPRVLELMLPWFTERFGNPHSTSHVFGHDAAEAVEQARGHVAALIGADTREIVFTSGATESNNLAIKGAARFERRHRNRRNKLVTLISEHKCVIESVKDMGAQGFDTVMLPVGSGGVVDMDALDAAVDEDTILVSVMTANNEIGLQQPIEEIGALTRAQGVLFHTDAAQAAGKVPIDVDAANIDLLSISGHKLYGPKGIGVLYVRRRPRARIEPLFSGGGQERTIRSGTLAPPLVIGLGEACRLAKVEMEEEGARITALRTRFLKALGQRVGGVTINGDQERRLPGNINMRIEGIDALKLIDHAPDLAFSTGSACTSAVVEPSHVLRGIGLSDEEAASSVRIGLGRFTTADEVDFAADHLAEAIHACRHEASAA